From Bdellovibrio sp. KM01:
ACACGGCAAGATTATATCCCGGGTGACAATCGAAAGCCGTCATGGTGATGTGGTAAATCGCAGTGACAAAGAACTTATCATCGTGGGACCTCAAGGAATATGAACTCAGGAATGCTGCTCGCATTAGGAATTCTCAGCACCAGCTTTTTCGGAAGCTGGCACTGTGCTGCGATGTGCGGGCCGATCTCCTGCTTGATGGGAGACCGTAAATCCCTTCTGTCGTATCACCTGGGAAGATTGATTGCCTACGTATCCCTGGGAGTCCTTGCGGGTGGCTTGGGACAGTTTCTACTCGACTCCCAATACGCGTGGCTAAGAACGGCCTCTGCAGTTTTATTTGCGGTGGTTTTACTTAGCATGGGACTTCGCCTGCTCGCTCCCTCGTTCACTCAGAAATTAATTCCGAAAGTGGACCCTCACGGTTTGATGAAAGTCTTTCGTCAGCTTAGAAAATTTCACTTAAACCAATCTGGAATTGTGGTGGGATTCTTAACAGGCCTTCTTCCCTGTGGCTGGCTTTATACTTATGTGACTGCGGCGATCGCCATGCAAAATCCATTGATGGGTGGCGCATTGATGTTTTTATTCTGGGTCGGTGGCTTGCCAGCACTTAGCATCCTGCCCTCAATGATTCAAAAAGGTTTAAGTCAAATTCCAATGCGCCACCAGCGTATTGCCGGCGTCATTTTAATAGTCGCATCCGTGTACTCCGTCTGGAGTTTCGTTTTCTTCACCCACTCTTAGTGTCCATATTGATTCCCTGCAGCTCGAAAATCAGAGTGTGACTTGCTCTAAAATTAGTTTTGTCGATACCATAGAGTCATGAGCACTTATGTTTTTTTGACTGAAGTCGCAGACTTTCCCCAAGCACAGGTTGTGAAATCTTTTTTGGTGGCCCAGGGATTTCACCCACGCTTGCGTGATGAACAAACCCGTGCGGTTGCGCCTCATTTGGAACAATTCCTGGGAAAATTGATTATCGATATTCCTGAAGAAGAATTTCTGCAAGCTTCACAAACTTTGGAAGAACTGCAAGATTCCCATCGTTTAAAGATCGCAGGTCAGGAAGAGGAAGAACTCGCCAAGGATCAAGCCCTGGCGGAAAGCCAAGCGATGGCCAAGCAATGTCTGGTGAATGCGGTTTTGGGCTGTGTATTGATTCCCGTTGTCTGCAATCTGTATTCAATGCTTTTGGGATTCCGTGTTCTTGGCAAAGAAATGCCCCTTTCAAGACTTTCCCGCACTCGTTTAGTCATGGCCTTTTTCTTTAACTGTGCAGGCTTTTATATCTGGCTTACGTTTGGCGGAAGAATCCTGCGCAACATGTTCATGTAATTTTATTTGTAGGCAGAATTAGTTTTTACATTAATTGCGGCGCATCATTTTCAGTCAGATTTCAATTAATCCCCTCATAAGGGGCAATCGTCTATTCCCGTCGCAATTTGATTGATTGCGGGGCTTTTTCTCATTAACCCCTACCTATCTATAACTTTTCAATGAAGGGATTGTTATGCGTTTTCTTTTAGCGACTGTAGCTTCTTTGTTCATCTCCACAGCGGCTTTCGCGTGGGTGCCTCAGTGGAATTATCAAATCAATGGTTACCAAGCGGCTGTTACTATGTACAACCCGACTGGTTTCACAGTTTACTGCCAAGGTTACGTGACTGGCCAAGTTCAAAATGGTTTTGTAGTGAATGCTTGGTTTGCTGACTGGGTTGGGCCATTCCAATACCGCACGGCTTGGGTTTATGCGACTCCACCGTATTTCTTTGTCAATGCATGGGCTAACGTAAATTGCCAGTAAGCTTTTTCCAATCAGAGTCGGTCATCATCGTGACTGACTCTGTATTGAAATCGTAAACAATACGGATGTCATTTTTCTGCAGCTGTTTACGAACCTGTTCTTTCTTTTTGTCTAAAGAAATTTCGATCACACCGTAGTCGGTGCCTTCACGCAAAATAAACGCCTCAATCACCGCATCAACCACTTCCGCAGAAAGCTGATCCACAGGGATTACCATGGGTGGCTGAGGATTTTTTTCCAGTTCATTGTCGTTTTCGAAATTCATAATCAGATCTCCAGATCTTTGCTTCTAGCACGAATACAAAGTTCGTCACATCTTTCGTTAAACTCAATGCCAGAGTGCGCCTTCACCCAGCGCCATTCGATACGATGCTGCCGCTGAAGCGTGTATAGTTCACGAATCAAATCCACCTCTGGAATCGGCTGCCCTTGATTTTTAACCCAGCCATTGTCACTCCACCGCGGACTTTTTTCCAAAGCTTCAAGCATGACTCGAGAGTCGGTATAAAGCCTTGCGCGGCTGTTTTCAGGCAAAGCCTTTAAAGCCTCGATAGCCGCTTGAAATTCCATACGGTTGCTGGAAGTTTTCTTTTGTCCTGCAGAATCTTCACTGATGATTTTGCCACGACGGCAGATCACGTAAGCCCATGCACCTTTACCGTGTTTAAGGCTACCATCCGTGTAGATATCAAATACATTACCAGAAAATAAACGAAGCAATCTTTGCCAGAATCGATACATACTACAAAGCATTCCATAAACATTTGATAAACGCAGTAAATTGTTGCGGAATTAACGCGGAGATTTTGGATGCGCTTGCTGAAACTTCAAGTTATCCCTCTCAAGATCAAACGAGGTGATTTATGGTTCAAGCATTCAGAGTATTGGGTTGGCTCGAAGGGGCTTCATTTCTAATTCTATTGTTCATTGCGATGCCAGTTAAGTATATGGCTCACAATCCGGCGATGGTTAAAGCGATGGGACCGATCCATGGTTTCTTGTTCGTGGCCTATGTGCTTTTCGCAAACTTTTTGGCGGGAGAATTAAACTGGTCTGCCAAAACGCGCATCAAAGCGTTCTTTGCAGCGGTCCTGCCCTTTGGAACTTTCTGGTTCGAGAAAAAATATTTGGCCGTGACTGAAAAAGCTTAACGCTTTTTCTTAGGCTTCATTGTGCCCTTCTCCGGAGGGGCCGTCTCATCCGCTTTGTTTTCAGGCGCGGTTTTTATCTCTGCTGGCTTTTTTTCTTCCATCGGCGCTAGCGCTTTTGGTTTTTCCACTCGGCTTTGAATGAAATAGCGAAGCCCGATCATAAATGCATACTGATCAGAATATTCGTTGGGCTGCTTAGACACCGCATAAGTGTATCTGGCATCCGCCATCACGGCCCACAATCCCGCGTTCCAAATTTCTCCTTCAAGGGCCAGATTTGCGCCACTTTCTGAAGATGACCAAGCAGAGGTTTGAATTCCTTCGGCGGGAGTGAAATCCGTGTGGACGGTTTTGACTCCTCCCATAGGATAAGTCGTATAAATTCCCAACGAAGTTGAAAAAGAAGGTGCCCAGTAACGGCGATAAGCAATGGTCACCTGCATCGCCTGAGTTTTCTCGATAACCGAGCGACCCGCCGCCTCGTCGCGGAAATAATATTTATTAAAATAAACCGCTGCCATCTCCAGAGCGCCGTGATCGCTCACATCACCAGAAGCGACCAAGGCAAGCCCCGGCATGGTTTCATTCAAGTCCGAATAATCTCCGTCATAAATTGTGCGAGAGAAATAAGGACCGACATAGGCCATGACA
This genomic window contains:
- a CDS encoding DUF3817 domain-containing protein gives rise to the protein MVQAFRVLGWLEGASFLILLFIAMPVKYMAHNPAMVKAMGPIHGFLFVAYVLFANFLAGELNWSAKTRIKAFFAAVLPFGTFWFEKKYLAVTEKA
- a CDS encoding sulfite exporter TauE/SafE family protein; its protein translation is MNSGMLLALGILSTSFFGSWHCAAMCGPISCLMGDRKSLLSYHLGRLIAYVSLGVLAGGLGQFLLDSQYAWLRTASAVLFAVVLLSMGLRLLAPSFTQKLIPKVDPHGLMKVFRQLRKFHLNQSGIVVGFLTGLLPCGWLYTYVTAAIAMQNPLMGGALMFLFWVGGLPALSILPSMIQKGLSQIPMRHQRIAGVILIVASVYSVWSFVFFTHS
- a CDS encoding ribonuclease H — translated: MYRFWQRLLRLFSGNVFDIYTDGSLKHGKGAWAYVICRRGKIISEDSAGQKKTSSNRMEFQAAIEALKALPENSRARLYTDSRVMLEALEKSPRWSDNGWVKNQGQPIPEVDLIRELYTLQRQHRIEWRWVKAHSGIEFNERCDELCIRARSKDLEI
- a CDS encoding YheU family protein, which translates into the protein MNFENDNELEKNPQPPMVIPVDQLSAEVVDAVIEAFILREGTDYGVIEISLDKKKEQVRKQLQKNDIRIVYDFNTESVTMMTDSDWKKLTGNLR